In the Leclercia sp. LSNIH1 genome, one interval contains:
- a CDS encoding Ig-like domain-containing protein, which yields MKYQTITLAMVLLGVSVPVTAQIYESSFTDTNGIEVHAPSTRMLLNPASTVTLTLISGLDRFVNVKVTRETGAQLYNTTTTRTGVADRLKAADGSEFYGKKVTLPALGEGKLIVQVNILDLNQSVVATYNYNWTIDTTPPAANALTATTSLGTGTGAVFKLGLEAVAQYSFLSTGIADAVGIDKGIFEIYRANGTLFSSTPMKYNVGDKTMYLPYTFASVKQPGIPDSNLDEEFQAKAKIYDTAGNIRTLPTQKFRFDNTIGEISLFAVHDPNDATSVVPGVKNYPAYKAGMVVNENPIRLVYKIPRSNYRAYAEGGLEFINLYSAAKEIASDATYSYVEMTLPFGAFNGDMARMANFGQWAGYFPTYTMTLNPNANKTPAFTGTWEDFQDSNGTWYKSKDFETVLSSRLPIKIVRARFNVEARPFEQEVGGRLTCRIPVGQTSCEAPENFDMAVGTQGYNRTLYYVRSVANPILRSEQWVMTRWNNQIVPEIGEITYSPTSKILTVEAHLNRDNDWFDGFRLLGFYLTDKNSKQRMTPVGVEKSRNAGNYTIEYDLSRQSEGQYNVEVNIQDRFGNQTNKTYGVIALDATPPTVAITFEGKPVKDDTVVYGLENLRIALSDNLTTPRITRLQLTGGPTSDNVELSWSPAGKDIYSPEYPRIFPNFEPSENYALSVTVSDSQSNTKTYTQKFSYLPNNLVQLHNLRTLAVKSALKTSDNVPLAYLSTNMLRKTNGEIAKGLQNATLSVRKDANFGIVFNGAEAAPGESVNVNIDMGMGDNLLMPVYPSENGKTGAAEFMIQIDELK from the coding sequence ATGAAATATCAGACTATAACTTTGGCTATGGTTTTGCTCGGCGTCTCAGTTCCGGTAACAGCTCAGATTTATGAATCCAGCTTTACAGATACCAATGGCATTGAAGTACACGCGCCTTCAACCCGGATGCTACTCAATCCGGCTTCTACCGTAACGCTGACGCTTATTTCTGGATTGGATCGCTTTGTAAACGTTAAAGTGACCCGGGAAACCGGGGCGCAGTTGTACAATACCACCACTACCCGTACCGGTGTGGCTGATCGGCTAAAAGCAGCCGACGGCAGTGAATTTTACGGGAAGAAAGTAACTTTACCCGCTCTCGGGGAAGGAAAACTGATCGTCCAGGTCAACATTTTGGATCTGAATCAGTCAGTGGTAGCTACGTATAACTACAACTGGACAATAGACACCACACCTCCGGCTGCAAATGCCCTTACAGCAACCACATCACTGGGCACTGGAACTGGAGCGGTATTTAAATTAGGTCTTGAAGCTGTGGCGCAATACAGCTTTTTATCAACGGGCATCGCTGATGCGGTTGGAATAGATAAAGGCATATTTGAAATCTATCGCGCTAATGGAACCCTTTTCAGCTCAACGCCAATGAAATACAACGTCGGTGACAAGACGATGTACCTGCCCTACACCTTCGCAAGTGTGAAGCAACCGGGCATCCCTGATAGCAACCTTGACGAAGAATTTCAGGCAAAAGCCAAAATTTACGACACCGCCGGGAATATCCGCACGTTACCGACCCAAAAATTTCGGTTTGATAATACAATTGGTGAGATATCCCTTTTCGCTGTTCATGATCCAAATGATGCAACCAGCGTCGTTCCCGGCGTGAAAAACTACCCGGCCTATAAAGCCGGTATGGTGGTTAACGAAAACCCTATCAGGCTGGTGTATAAAATCCCGAGATCTAACTACCGGGCATATGCAGAGGGTGGACTGGAATTTATTAACCTTTATTCGGCTGCAAAAGAAATCGCTTCTGATGCCACCTACAGCTATGTCGAAATGACGCTGCCATTTGGTGCCTTCAATGGGGATATGGCTCGTATGGCCAACTTTGGACAGTGGGCAGGATACTTCCCGACCTACACGATGACGCTCAACCCGAACGCAAACAAGACGCCTGCTTTTACTGGCACCTGGGAGGATTTTCAGGATAGCAATGGCACCTGGTATAAGTCGAAGGACTTCGAGACAGTTCTGTCTTCCAGATTGCCGATTAAAATCGTCCGGGCAAGATTTAATGTAGAAGCCAGACCGTTTGAGCAGGAAGTTGGGGGACGCCTAACCTGCCGCATTCCGGTTGGCCAGACAAGTTGCGAAGCTCCTGAGAATTTTGATATGGCGGTAGGGACTCAGGGTTATAACCGTACACTTTATTATGTACGCAGTGTCGCGAACCCTATTCTTCGTTCCGAGCAGTGGGTTATGACACGCTGGAACAATCAAATCGTCCCAGAAATTGGTGAGATCACCTACAGCCCGACATCTAAGATACTGACTGTTGAAGCTCATCTCAACAGAGATAATGATTGGTTCGACGGATTCAGACTCCTCGGATTCTATCTTACCGATAAGAACTCCAAACAGCGCATGACGCCTGTGGGAGTCGAAAAGTCCAGAAACGCGGGTAACTACACGATTGAGTATGACCTTTCCCGGCAGTCTGAAGGGCAATACAACGTTGAAGTGAATATTCAGGATCGTTTCGGTAACCAGACAAACAAAACCTATGGCGTGATAGCTCTCGATGCCACACCCCCAACGGTTGCTATTACCTTCGAAGGGAAGCCGGTAAAGGATGACACCGTCGTCTATGGTCTGGAAAATCTGCGCATTGCACTGAGCGATAACCTGACCACACCTCGCATTACTCGTCTCCAGCTAACTGGCGGACCGACATCAGACAATGTTGAACTCAGTTGGTCACCTGCTGGTAAAGACATATACTCGCCGGAATATCCGCGCATATTCCCGAATTTCGAGCCCTCTGAAAACTATGCTCTCAGTGTGACAGTGTCGGACAGCCAGTCCAACACAAAAACTTACACACAGAAGTTCAGTTATCTCCCGAATAACTTGGTACAGCTGCATAACCTTCGAACCCTTGCAGTAAAGTCGGCGCTCAAAACCTCTGATAACGTGCCACTTGCCTATCTGTCTACAAACATGCTCCGCAAGACTAACGGTGAAATAGCCAAAGGCTTACAGAACGCGACCCTCTCAGTACGTAAGGATGCCAACTTCGGGATAGTGTTTAATGGAGCGGAGGCAGCTCCTGGGGAGTCTGTAAATGTTAATATCGACATGGGTATGGGTGATAATCTTCTCATGCCGGTTTATCCATCAGAGAACGGCAAGACCGGAGCCGCTGAGTTTATGATCCAAATTGATGAGCTGAAGTAA
- a CDS encoding RepB family plasmid replication initiator protein: protein MSSNNNKLSLVIEESLKDSGEVIQLLPTLRQTIQPKVLLRLGVFVPTLKSTDKGGRKSHRIDATEPLSRLSIVEGEGYSQIQIYGPRLDMDSDFKSWCGIVYALSNRPLDSEGQLELNFPEFAKFCGFDTKRIDRQLKERFDASLTRIARTSISFIKKIPGTDDQITINMHLVESTYYDSSTGKIVIKPNSKLNTLYRVDGKTRLYLKTLQKLARKESAQALYLYLAELPSTFYRIGFDRLRERLQLSSHLGNQNATVKKALGQLKEIGFLEYSIDKENGDYVLNILKRNMKP from the coding sequence ATGTCTAGTAATAACAACAAGTTATCTCTTGTCATTGAAGAGTCCCTAAAAGATTCCGGGGAAGTTATCCAACTGCTTCCCACGCTAAGACAGACCATTCAGCCGAAAGTTTTACTCCGTCTGGGTGTGTTTGTGCCAACACTGAAATCCACGGATAAGGGTGGCCGGAAGAGTCACCGCATCGATGCCACCGAACCCCTTTCGAGACTATCCATTGTCGAGGGTGAAGGCTACAGCCAGATCCAAATTTATGGCCCGCGCCTCGACATGGACTCTGACTTCAAATCATGGTGTGGGATCGTTTATGCATTGTCTAACCGTCCGCTCGACTCGGAAGGTCAGCTGGAGCTGAATTTCCCGGAGTTTGCTAAGTTCTGCGGTTTTGACACTAAGCGCATTGATAGGCAATTGAAAGAGCGTTTTGATGCTTCATTGACGCGTATTGCCCGAACCAGTATCTCGTTCATTAAGAAAATACCCGGTACAGACGATCAGATAACGATAAACATGCACCTCGTGGAATCCACGTACTACGACAGTTCCACCGGGAAAATCGTCATCAAGCCAAATTCGAAGCTCAATACGCTGTATCGCGTCGACGGTAAAACCCGACTCTACCTGAAGACGTTGCAGAAACTGGCCCGTAAGGAGTCCGCACAGGCCCTGTATCTGTATCTGGCTGAGTTACCGAGCACCTTTTACCGTATCGGATTTGACCGGCTGCGTGAACGCCTGCAACTGTCCTCACATCTTGGCAACCAGAATGCCACAGTTAAAAAGGCGCTGGGCCAGCTTAAAGAGATCGGTTTTCTGGAATACTCCATAGACAAAGAAAACGGCGATTATGTACTGAATATTCTGAAAAGAAACATGAAGCCATGA
- the trbG gene encoding P-type conjugative transfer protein TrbG produces MNLSFRLYAFALTVVALSGCASQGKPPPSISLDEPVQAQPLPEPPAPVEVVAMPEPLALPAQLKPLHELDAAPAKPEPADEKVRVSRANAEARIAPTREGYVNAIQVWPFTDGALYQVYAAPGRVTVVSLQPGEELVTVAAGDTVRWIVGDTSSGSGDAMRINVLVKPIRSGLKTNLVITTSRRTYLLELTSTEKAWMASVSWDYPKDRMLALQRQSQAASAAAPVDTGLSLEKILFRYSVSGSNPPWKPLRAFDDGEKVYIQFPPGIAQGELPPLFVIGAQGDGQLVNYRFRSPYYIVDRLFGAAELRLGGDKGDVVRIERTDGLARRN; encoded by the coding sequence ATGAACCTGTCTTTCCGCTTATACGCTTTCGCGCTGACCGTGGTGGCCCTGTCGGGCTGCGCTTCGCAGGGCAAGCCGCCTCCGTCCATTTCGCTCGATGAGCCGGTGCAGGCACAGCCGCTGCCGGAGCCGCCTGCTCCAGTGGAAGTCGTCGCCATGCCCGAGCCGCTGGCGCTGCCAGCGCAGTTGAAGCCGCTGCACGAGTTGGACGCGGCCCCGGCTAAGCCGGAGCCGGCCGATGAGAAGGTGCGCGTTTCCCGTGCCAATGCCGAGGCGCGCATCGCGCCCACGCGCGAGGGCTACGTCAATGCGATTCAGGTGTGGCCCTTCACCGATGGTGCGCTCTACCAAGTCTATGCCGCGCCGGGACGCGTGACCGTGGTTTCCTTGCAGCCGGGCGAGGAACTAGTGACGGTCGCAGCCGGCGATACCGTGCGCTGGATCGTCGGTGACACGTCCAGCGGCAGCGGCGACGCGATGCGCATCAATGTGCTGGTCAAGCCCATCCGCTCAGGCCTCAAGACGAATTTGGTCATCACCACCAGTCGCAGAACATACCTGCTGGAACTGACCTCGACGGAAAAGGCATGGATGGCGTCGGTGTCCTGGGACTACCCAAAAGACCGGATGTTGGCCTTGCAGCGCCAGTCGCAGGCGGCTAGCGCCGCCGCACCGGTCGATACCGGACTGTCGCTGGAGAAGATCCTCTTCCGATATTCCGTCTCAGGCAGCAATCCGCCGTGGAAGCCGCTGCGCGCCTTCGACGATGGCGAGAAGGTCTATATCCAGTTCCCGCCGGGAATCGCCCAAGGCGAGCTGCCACCGCTGTTCGTCATCGGCGCGCAGGGCGACGGACAACTGGTGAATTACCGTTTTCGCTCGCCTTACTACATCGTGGATCGGCTGTTCGGCGCGGCCGAACTGCGCCTGGGCGGCGACAAGGGTGACGTGGTGCGTATCGAACGCACGGATGGCTTGGCGCGGAGGAACTGA
- a CDS encoding TrbI/VirB10 family protein, whose amino-acid sequence MSQDDTPDLATPHAGKVAPEAVALRAQPRPVTRLNRRTLAILVGGLSVAVLGALMWSLQPQRRGAGEQTELYNVDRVSKSEGLDALPADYSKLPPPLAASVPELGPPLPGDLGPAIVKSQQPVTAAYAAPGNDPNDALRKEAEAAAASAVFFRSGSQKAAPVAQTQVAAAPGFTANAAFDPLAAGPASTAAQPADPTAVQNRQDQKEAFQKAGTTEARDSGNLTLPASPYQVMAGTVVAGALVTGIKSDLPGDVIATVTEPVYDTATGKFLLIPQGSRILGKYNSQVSYGQSRVQVVWNRIILPDTSSLKLDNLAGTDPAGYAGLEDDVDWHWDRVFAGAALTTLLGIGAELAAPENRQDGDRVIIAGRDSAQDSINQVGQEMTRRNLNIQPTLTERPGLPVRIIVNRDLVLRPYQPLFFNRGTSR is encoded by the coding sequence ATGAGCCAGGACGACACTCCCGACCTCGCCACGCCGCATGCGGGCAAGGTGGCACCCGAGGCAGTTGCGCTGCGCGCCCAACCGCGCCCGGTCACGCGCCTGAACCGGCGCACGCTGGCCATCCTCGTCGGCGGTCTCTCGGTCGCTGTGCTCGGCGCGCTGATGTGGTCGCTGCAACCGCAGCGGCGCGGTGCAGGCGAGCAGACCGAGCTTTACAACGTCGATCGCGTCTCGAAGTCCGAAGGGTTGGACGCGCTGCCGGCGGACTACTCGAAGCTGCCGCCCCCCTTGGCGGCATCCGTGCCGGAGTTGGGGCCGCCGCTGCCAGGCGATCTTGGCCCGGCCATTGTGAAGTCGCAGCAGCCGGTGACGGCCGCCTACGCGGCCCCCGGCAACGACCCCAACGACGCGTTGCGCAAGGAAGCCGAAGCAGCAGCGGCATCGGCGGTGTTCTTCCGCTCTGGTTCGCAGAAGGCCGCGCCGGTGGCGCAGACACAGGTAGCCGCTGCGCCGGGCTTCACCGCCAATGCGGCCTTCGACCCGCTGGCGGCCGGGCCTGCGTCGACGGCGGCCCAGCCCGCCGACCCGACCGCCGTGCAGAACCGGCAAGACCAGAAAGAGGCATTCCAGAAAGCCGGAACCACGGAAGCCCGTGATTCCGGCAACCTGACGCTGCCGGCGTCGCCGTATCAGGTCATGGCCGGAACGGTGGTCGCCGGGGCGCTGGTGACGGGCATCAAGTCGGACTTGCCGGGCGATGTGATCGCCACAGTGACGGAGCCGGTCTATGACACGGCTACCGGCAAGTTCCTGCTGATCCCGCAGGGGTCACGCATCCTGGGCAAATACAACAGCCAGGTCAGCTACGGGCAGAGCCGCGTGCAAGTGGTGTGGAACCGGATCATCCTGCCCGACACGTCTTCGCTCAAGCTCGACAACTTGGCCGGCACCGATCCGGCCGGCTACGCCGGCTTGGAAGATGATGTGGATTGGCATTGGGATCGCGTCTTTGCCGGTGCGGCACTGACGACGCTACTGGGCATCGGTGCCGAACTGGCTGCGCCGGAGAACCGGCAGGACGGTGATCGCGTCATCATCGCCGGCCGCGATAGCGCCCAGGACAGCATCAATCAGGTCGGTCAGGAGATGACCCGGCGCAACCTCAACATCCAGCCCACCTTGACGGAGCGCCCCGGCTTGCCGGTTCGCATCATCGTCAACCGCGATCTGGTGCTGCGGCCGTACCAGCCACTTTTCTTCAACAGGGGGACTTCGCGATGA
- the trbL gene encoding P-type conjugative transfer protein TrbL yields MNDVTIIDRFLDTFSRYIDSGFGLLQGEVAFLTATLIVIDMTIAGLYWAMSHATGQGEDVIAKLLRKVLYVGAFAYIIGNFNWLSSIVFRSFAGLGITATGSAITMENFLQPGRLAKTGIDAAAPILDQIGDMAGFPEVFVNLDPIVVLFIAWLVVILCFFVLAVQLFITLIEFKLTTLAGFVLIPFALWNKTSFLAEKVLGNVVSSGIKVLVLAVIVGIGSGLFAEFQVHPDEPSIDHALVVMLASLALLALGIFGPGIATGLVSGAPQLGAGAMAGAAVGAVGTGVAIGAAATGVGGAVMAGARMAPAAAKLAGSGARAATSAASSAKSAFQAGSAAAGGGAKGAAAGLGNVAKTGAQAAGRRAASGASAAGQKVADSFRAGWNGADVGAAGSGQAAAGEGAASAPKQEQPAWAKRMHRRQQITHAATTAAHTLRSGDGGGSGQGPSLRPDA; encoded by the coding sequence ATGAACGACGTAACGATCATCGACAGATTCCTCGATACCTTCTCGCGCTACATCGACTCCGGTTTCGGTCTGCTGCAAGGCGAAGTCGCGTTCCTGACGGCCACTCTCATTGTCATCGACATGACCATTGCCGGTCTGTATTGGGCCATGAGCCATGCGACCGGCCAGGGCGAGGACGTGATCGCCAAGCTGCTGCGCAAGGTGCTTTACGTCGGTGCCTTCGCCTACATCATCGGTAACTTCAATTGGCTGTCGAGCATCGTGTTCCGCTCGTTCGCCGGGCTAGGCATCACCGCCACTGGCTCGGCCATAACGATGGAGAACTTCTTGCAGCCGGGTCGGCTTGCCAAGACCGGCATCGACGCCGCTGCGCCGATCCTCGACCAGATCGGTGACATGGCCGGCTTCCCCGAAGTGTTCGTGAACCTCGACCCCATCGTGGTGCTGTTCATCGCTTGGCTGGTGGTGATCCTCTGTTTCTTCGTGCTCGCGGTTCAGCTTTTCATCACGTTGATCGAGTTCAAGCTGACCACGCTTGCCGGCTTCGTCTTGATCCCGTTTGCGCTCTGGAACAAAACCTCGTTCCTCGCGGAAAAGGTGCTCGGCAATGTGGTTTCGTCAGGCATCAAGGTCTTGGTGCTGGCGGTAATCGTCGGCATCGGCTCGGGCCTGTTCGCGGAGTTCCAGGTTCATCCCGACGAGCCTTCCATCGACCATGCGCTTGTCGTGATGCTGGCTTCGCTTGCCTTGCTGGCGCTGGGCATCTTCGGCCCCGGCATCGCCACGGGCCTTGTGTCCGGTGCGCCGCAGCTCGGCGCGGGTGCGATGGCGGGCGCTGCCGTCGGCGCGGTAGGCACGGGTGTTGCCATCGGTGCCGCCGCGACCGGCGTGGGCGGTGCCGTCATGGCGGGCGCACGCATGGCCCCGGCCGCCGCAAAGCTGGCCGGGAGCGGCGCACGCGCCGCCACGTCGGCGGCCAGCAGCGCCAAGTCCGCATTCCAGGCCGGTTCCGCCGCTGCGGGCGGCGGGGCTAAAGGCGCGGCTGCGGGCCTCGGCAATGTCGCCAAGACCGGCGCGCAAGCGGCAGGCCGCCGAGCTGCATCGGGCGCTTCCGCTGCCGGTCAGAAGGTGGCCGACTCCTTCCGGGCAGGATGGAACGGTGCGGATGTCGGCGCTGCCGGTTCCGGCCAGGCCGCCGCAGGCGAAGGCGCAGCCAGCGCGCCGAAGCAAGAGCAACCCGCCTGGGCAAAGCGGATGCACCGCCGCCAGCAGATCACCCATGCCGCAACCACCGCAGCCCACACGCTGCGCAGTGGCGACGGCGGCGGCTCAGGGCAAGGCCCAAGCCTGCGCCCCGATGCGTGA
- the trbF gene encoding conjugal transfer protein TrbF → MRFKRPQVRYADTPQPATPYQSAAQVWDERIGSARVQAKNWRFMAFGCLTLALLMAGGLVWRSAQSIVTPYVIEVDQSGQVRAVGEAATPYRPADAQIAHHLARFVTLVRSLSIDPIVVRQNWLDAYDYTTDKGAAVLNDYASKNDPFARVGRESVTVQITSVVRASDASFNVRWTEQRFINGAPAGTERWNAVLSTVLQTPRTEQRLRKNPLGIYVNGLSWSRELDSSEGAKP, encoded by the coding sequence ATGCGATTCAAACGCCCGCAGGTGCGCTATGCCGACACGCCGCAGCCTGCCACCCCGTACCAATCCGCCGCGCAGGTGTGGGACGAGCGCATCGGCTCGGCCCGCGTCCAGGCCAAGAACTGGCGTTTTATGGCCTTCGGCTGCCTCACGCTTGCGCTGCTGATGGCCGGTGGCCTGGTGTGGCGCTCGGCGCAGTCCATCGTCACCCCTTACGTCATCGAGGTCGATCAGTCGGGGCAGGTGCGCGCCGTCGGCGAAGCCGCCACGCCGTACCGGCCCGCCGATGCGCAGATCGCGCACCACCTGGCGCGCTTCGTGACGCTGGTGCGCTCGCTGTCTATCGATCCCATCGTGGTGCGGCAAAACTGGCTGGACGCCTACGACTACACCACCGACAAAGGCGCGGCGGTGCTCAACGACTACGCCAGCAAGAACGATCCTTTCGCCCGTGTTGGCCGCGAGTCGGTGACGGTGCAGATCACCAGCGTGGTACGCGCCAGCGATGCCTCGTTCAACGTCCGTTGGACGGAGCAACGGTTCATCAACGGTGCCCCCGCCGGGACCGAGCGATGGAACGCGGTGCTTTCCACCGTCCTGCAAACCCCGCGCACCGAACAGCGCCTGCGCAAGAACCCGCTGGGTATCTACGTCAACGGCCTGTCGTGGAGCCGCGAACTGGATTCTTCTGAAGGAGCCAAGCCATGA
- a CDS encoding DUF2274 domain-containing protein translates to MTTRKLRLGPLPKTESTKLTFACPASLKADLDRYATLHAQTYGEAVDATVLIPHMLEAFMVGDRGFRKGGAGKAAPPKPS, encoded by the coding sequence ATGACGACGCGCAAGCTACGGCTCGGGCCGCTGCCGAAAACGGAATCCACGAAGCTGACTTTTGCTTGCCCGGCCAGCCTGAAAGCCGACCTCGACCGCTACGCTACGCTGCACGCGCAGACCTACGGCGAGGCGGTCGATGCCACGGTGCTAATTCCGCACATGCTAGAAGCCTTCATGGTCGGAGATCGGGGATTCAGGAAGGGAGGCGCGGGCAAGGCCGCGCCGCCGAAGCCAAGCTGA
- a CDS encoding DNA-binding protein produces MMPNQIPNNPTLPKNFDITPNEKRSKAQLDAWWDHPYCVTHNEKFHVYCLNGGAWDRPTWLAQADTYDEACELAERKQAEWVARREQPIYYMTFEPPFQMVRQPQRPDHDAVVVVSFETKEELDAWSAAQQ; encoded by the coding sequence ATGATGCCTAACCAGATCCCGAACAACCCTACACTTCCGAAGAATTTCGACATTACGCCTAACGAGAAGCGCAGCAAGGCCCAGCTCGATGCCTGGTGGGATCATCCTTACTGCGTCACCCATAACGAGAAATTTCACGTGTACTGTCTGAACGGCGGGGCGTGGGATAGGCCGACATGGCTGGCTCAGGCTGACACGTATGATGAGGCCTGTGAACTGGCAGAACGGAAACAAGCTGAGTGGGTGGCACGCCGGGAACAGCCTATTTACTATATGACCTTTGAGCCGCCTTTTCAGATGGTGCGACAGCCGCAACGCCCTGATCATGATGCTGTAGTAGTTGTGTCGTTCGAAACGAAGGAAGAACTGGACGCCTGGAGCGCAGCGCAGCAATAA